The following proteins are encoded in a genomic region of Drosophila miranda strain MSH22 chromosome 4, D.miranda_PacBio2.1, whole genome shotgun sequence:
- the LOC108163426 gene encoding vascular endothelial growth factor receptor 3 isoform X10, producing MRLAHSVVASCWLPLLIWMSRSDALPRPQFEQEDNEVSTNCGGDNGAPLITPCKESIKLEYRTNYTLRCEASEPIIWWASHESSLVSSFDNTEEDPQRPYGLQLHLIEVTADNVGAYYCIKESAAGSLNSGPDEKLGEMLGEMVNNDLASTIYVFVNDPINLLVPTAPIVHARQYTDVVIPCKPSMPETEVLLTFNSDGKISSLRPALGMHSFYHNSTYDPRWGFTLHIIAKPPPSIFCDGDMFDIHYSKANDRLNKPSISSTPGKHVIVNGTFTLVCELSAPQGVNYEMSWSTPNSKKKWTLHEDAYHLDPQGRISYTKPRFDNTMKNSTHVVGSSRLTVTQAQESDEGTYKCTVTDSFDRLQFTTYKMKVMQPNTTYLDVREPAGHYNVNEFANRTITMTAEFSGFPQPIFKWYRPDGSEFWETGHNFNIESTESSTTLRLHNVQLKDSGTYVLKGKVPESNVTRVLKYNVSVMSSPELSMDDVYVEAGNEAHLDCLVRSYPPAVVTFLFRPCKLVPRWPTCNSLNQNFSSPDVQKTFKFNVQPRPGLLSVERIYAVSFTPTEPGILSCAAQNLVDGVPRMAITKSHVLIGNIAEKMTIYGLDENRKIAKGDEESFTCEALAYHFDGTLTWYHNGEEVEASEALLIQTSHSDYSYKSTLKFPAMGDGDRGTYECRAHHIHNHTQYDSREIDVYVHDPKAPHWVHTNLNANSKMEKKLGESLALECRSMAVPQAKVRWFKDGKELRETNLTHIIEDEEKLLITHLYPYDDGIYRCLVENRLGSIENSITVVIADMPGINKAWIWFGVMLFLILISLCAFLAVRYHKERKRHLALKAAGLANFEEGAVEHINPSLSLDEQADLLPYNRKFEFPRDSLKLGKQLGAGAFGVVLKGEAKGIRTDEPTSTVAVKMVKRTADNEVVRALVSELKIMVHLGQHLNVVNLLGAVTKNIAKRELMVIVEYCRFGNVQNFLLRNRKFFINQISPVNDRIDPAIMVQRVSETFELHRDVNGGGLKYANVGFPNHPYINHMNSVNNNYTQNHRRNSDNDPRSGTRAGRPGSAGYSYDRQTDTCATEATVMTTVPEDEHVMSNNSIQPAWRSNYKTDSTEAMTVTTTDLVSWAFQVARGMDYLSSKKVLHGDIAARNILLCEDNVVKICDFGLARSMYRGENYKKSESGKLPIKWLALESLSDHVFSTYSDVWSFGIVLWELFSLAKVPYPGIDPNQELFNKLNDGYRMEKPPYANQEIYEIMLECWRKNPESRPLFAELEKRFATMLGEDVTNHYLDLNNPYMQTNMEYMKNQSTDYLALMGSPDELAPAAPRYVNGHIVPDIRIEELPDDYQAMSPPDTSTAIYSPTRLDGDDMAPTANFTEFADFSPLQTTDTSFTFPDATPPQPQRLVGQHSPTLSNNMNSSVHKPLRKKNGLPTVDTADQAPEEIPMLHRTSTSDTEQSPEQGRRFNQALKQQYVTPKPSPRHHVETKLNGESEDYVNVKPPRKNLVNKPTTTGGTSNTEAFSNPSYQPLSGVNEKVERRY from the exons ATGCGCCTGGCCCACAGTGTAGTGGCCTCCTGCTGGCTGCCGTTACTCATCTGGATGTCGAGGAGCGATGCAT tgCCTCGCCCCCAATTCGAGCAGGAGGATAACGAGGTGTCCACCAATTGTGGCGGTGATAATGGAGCACCCCTGATAACGCCCTGCAAGGAGTCCATCAAGCTGGAATACAGAACAAACTACACGCTGCGTTGCGAGGCCAGCGAGCCGATCATTTGGTGGGCAAGTCACGAAAGTTCGCTGGTCAGTAGCTTCGATAACACGGAGGAGGATCCCCAGCGTCCGTATGGCCTGCAGCTGCACCTGATCGAGGTGACGGCGGACAATGTGGGGGCATACTACTGCATCAAGGAGTCGGCGGCAGGGTCCCTCAATAGCGGTCCGGACGAGAAGCTCGGCGAGATGCTGGGCGAGATGGTGAACAACGATCTGGCCAGCACCATTTACGTGTTTGTGAATGATCCGATAAATCTGCTGGTTCCGACGGCACCCATTGTCCATGCTCGCCAGTACACGGATGTGGTGATACCCTGCAAACCCTCGATGCCCGAAACGGAGGTGCTGCTGACATTCAACTCAGAT GGAAAAATAAGTTCGCTACGTCCTGCTCTGGGGATGCATAGCTTCTATCATAATTCGACTTACGATCCCCGATGGGGCTTTACATTGCATATCATTGCGAAGCCACCGCCGAGCATCTTCTGCGACGGTGATATGTTCGACATTCACTACTCAA AAGCGAATGATCGCTTGAATAAGCCCAGCATCAGCTCTACGCCGGGAAAGCATGTCATTGTGAATGGGACTTTCACATTGGTCTGTGAGCTGTCTGCCCCGCAGGGCGTGAACTATGAAATGAGCTGGAGCACCCCCAACAGCAAAAAGAAGTGGACACTCCACGAGGATGCCTACCATCTAGATCCTCAGGGTCGCATCTCCTACACGAAGCCGCGATTCGACAACACCATGAAGAACAGCACCCATGTGGTGGGCAGTAGCAGGCTGACGGTGACACAGGCCCAGGAGTCCGATGAGGGCACCTACAAGTGCACTGTCACGGATAGCTTTGACCGCCTGCAGTTCACCACCTACAAGATGAAAGTCATGC AACCGAACACGACCTATCTGGATGTGCGAGAACCCGCCGGCCACTACAATGTGAATGAGTTTGCCAATAGAACCATCACGATGACCGCCGAATTTAGTGGATTTCCTCAGCCGATCTTCAAGTGGTATCGGCCCGATGGCAGCGAGTTCTGGGAGACGGGGCACAACTTCAACATTGAATCGACGGAGTCCAGCACCACGCTTCGGCTGCACAATGTCCAGCTGAAGGACAGCGGCACCTATGTCCTTAAGGGCAAGGTGCCCGAAAGCAATGTCACCCGCGTCCTGAAGTACAATGTCAGTGTGATGTCCTCGCCAGAGCTCAGCATGGATGATGTCTATGTCGAGGCGGGAAATGAAGCACATTTGGACTGCCTGGTGCGTTCGTATCCCCCGGCGGTGGTCACCTTTCTTTTCAGGCCCTGTAAGCTGGTGCCGCGATGGCCCACGTGTAACTCACTCAATCAGAACTTTAGT TCACCCGATGTCCAAAAGACATTTAAG TTCAATGTCCAACCACGACCGGGGCTACTCTCTGTGGAACGTATCTATGCCGTGTCCTTTACACCCACAGAGCCGGGCATACTCTCCTGCGCGGCCCAGAACTTGGTGGATGGTGTGCCGCGTATGGCCATCACCAAATCGCATGTGCTGATCGGTAACATTGCGGAGAAGATGACCATATATGGCCTGGATGAGAACCGGAAGATTGCCAAGGGCGATGAGGAGAGTTTCACTTGCGAGGCATTGGCCTATCATTTCGATGGCACTCTCACATGGTATCACAATGGAGAGGAAGTGGAAGCATCGGAGG CTCTTCTGATACAGACCAGCCACAGTGACTACTCCTACAAGAGTACTTTGAAGTTCCCGGCAATGGGTGATGGCGATCGGGGCACCTATGAGTGCCGTGCCCATCATATCCATAATCACACGCAGTACGATAGTCGGGAGATCGATGTCTATGTACACGATCCAAAGGCACCCCATTGGGTGCACACCAATCTGAATGCCAACTCAAAGATGGAGAAAAAACTGGGCGAATCTTTGGCCCTGGAGTGCCGCTCCATGGCAGTGCCCCAGGCGAAGGTGCGCTGGTTCAAGGATGGCAAGGAGCTGCGGGAGACGAATCTCACCCACATCATTGAAGACGAGGAGAAGCTGCTGATCACCCACCTATATCCCTATGACGATGGCATCTACAGGTGTCTGGTGGAGAACCGGCTGGGCAGCATTGAGAACTCCATTACCGTGGTCATCGCTG ATATGCCTGGCATTAACAAAGCCTGGATTTGGTTTGGAGTAATGCTCTTCCTCATCCTCATAAGCCTTTGCGCCTTTCTGGCGGTGCGCTACCACAAGGAGCGCAAGCGGCATTTGGCTTTGAAGGCCGCCGGTTTGGCAAACTTCGAGGAGGGCGCCGTGGAACATATCAATCCTTCTTTATCGCTGGACGAGCAGGCGGATCTGCTGCCCTACAATCGGAAGTTTGAGTTCCCGCGCGACAGCTTAAAGCTGGGCAAACAACTGGGCGCTGGCGCCTTTGGTGTGGTGCTCAAGGGCGAGGCCAAAGGGATACGTACCGATGAACCCACCTCAACGGTGGCCGTAAAAATGGTCAAGCGCACGGCGGACAATGAGGTGGTGCGTGCCTTGGTCTCCGAGCTGAAGATTATGGTCCACTTGGGACAGCACTTGAATGTGGTTAATCTGCTGGGTGCTGTCACCAAGAATATAGCAAAGC GTGAACTTATGGTCATTGTGGAATACTGTCGTTTCGGGAATGTCCAAAACTTTTTGCTCAGGAATCGCAAGTTTTTCATCAATCAGATAAGTCCGGTTAACGATAGGATCGATCCAGCCATCATGGTCCAACGCGTTTCCGAAACCTTTGAGCTCCATCG CGATGTAAATGGTGGTGGCTTGAAGTATGCTAATGTCGGTTTCCCCAACCATCCGTATATCAATCACATGAACTCCGTAAACAACAATTATACGCAAAATCATCGCAGAAATTCGGACAATGATCCACGTTCGGGCACACGTGCGGGTAGACCCGGTTCCGCTGGTTACAGCTACGATCGTCAGACGGACACCTGTGCCACAGAAGCCACTGTGATGACAACAGTGCCAGAGG ATGAACATGTGATGTCTAACAACTCGATACAGCCCGCTTGGCGTTCCAATTACAAGACAGATTCTACGGAGGCCATGACCGTGACCACAACTGATCTCGTTAGCTGGGCCTTCCAGGTGGCTCGTGGCATGGACTATCTGTCCTCCAAGAAGGTCCTGCATGGTGATATAGCCGCACGAAACATACTCCTGTGCGAGGACAATGTGGTCAAGATCTGTGACTTTGGTCTAGCGCGTTCCATGTATCGTGGCGAAAACTACAAGAAATCAG AGAGCGGAAAGCTACCCATCAAGTGGTTAGCGCTGGAATCTCTCAGTGATCATGTATTCAGTACTTATAGTGACGTTTGGTCCTTTGGCATTGTGCTGTGGGAGCTGTTTTCGCTGGCCAAGGTGCCATATCCCGGCATTGATCCCAATCAGGAGCTGTTCAACAAACTCAACGATGGCTATCGCATGGAGAAGCCACCCTATGCCAACCAAGAGATCTATGAGATAATGCTCGAGTGCTGGAGGAAGAA TCCGGAGAGCAGACCCTTGTTTGCTGAGCTGGAGAAGCGCTTTGCCACCATGCTGGGCGAGGATGTGACCAAT CACTACCTGGACCTGAACAATCCCTACATGCAAACGAACATGGAGTACATGAAGAACCAGTCCACAGACTACCTGGCCCTGATGGGATCCCCCGATGAACTGGCGCCGGCAGCACCGCGTTACGTGAATGGCCATATAGTGCCCGATATAC GAATCGAAGAGCTGCCCGATGACTATCAGGCCATGAGCCCCCCCGATACCAGCACCGCCATCTATTCACCCACGCGCCTCGATGGCGACGATATGGCACCAACGGCCAATTTCACAGAGTTCGCGGACTTCTCACCCCTACAAACAACCGACACCTCTTTCACCTTCCCAGATGCAACGCCGCCCCAACCCCAACGCCTTGTAGGACAGCATTCACCGACGCTTAGCAACAATATGAACAGCAGTGTCCACAAGCCGCTGCGCAAGAAGAACGGCCTGCCCACGGTGGATACCGCCGATCAGGCACCCGAGGAGATACCCATGCTGCATCGCACGTCCACATCGGATACGGAACAGAGTCCGGAACAGGGGCGACGCTTCAACCAGGCGCTAAAGCAGCAATATGTCACGCCCAAGCCATCGCCGCGCCATCATGTGGAAACGAAACTGAATGGCGAGTCCGAGGACTATGTGAATGTGAAGCCGCCGCGTAAAAATCTTGTCAATAAGCCCACGACTACTGGTGGCACCAGCAACACAGAAGCCTTCTCCAATCCCAGCTATCAACCGCTTTCGGGAGTCAATGAGAAGGTGGAGCGACGGTATTAG
- the LOC108163426 gene encoding platelet-derived growth factor receptor alpha isoform X5, which yields MPRPQFEQEDNEVSTNCGGDNGAPLITPCKESIKLEYRTNYTLRCEASEPIIWWASHESSLVSSFDNTEEDPQRPYGLQLHLIEVTADNVGAYYCIKESAAGSLNSGPDEKLGEMLGEMVNNDLASTIYVFVNDPINLLVPTAPIVHARQYTDVVIPCKPSMPETEVLLTFNSDKFSSQTSGRYDPKRGFTIEIRSITDGGDYYCEPEYPAAENEEEYTVIPVRFIGNGHIDTSGLDSASTSSATILPPNIEYGVEEYNGVTTPEGSADSDNDNDNDDDFLTTVTNTTNEANDRLNKPSISSTPGKHVIVNGTFTLVCELSAPQGVNYEMSWSTPNSKKKWTLHEDAYHLDPQGRISYTKPRFDNTMKNSTHVVGSSRLTVTQAQESDEGTYKCTVTDSFDRLQFTTYKMKVMQPNTTYLDVREPAGHYNVNEFANRTITMTAEFSGFPQPIFKWYRPDGSEFWETGHNFNIESTESSTTLRLHNVQLKDSGTYVLKGKVPESNVTRVLKYNVSVMSSPELSMDDVYVEAGNEAHLDCLVRSYPPAVVTFLFRPCKLVPRWPTCNSLNQNFSSPDVQKTFKFNVQPRPGLLSVERIYAVSFTPTEPGILSCAAQNLVDGVPRMAITKSHVLIGNIAEKMTIYGLDENRKIAKGDEESFTCEALAYHFDGTLTWYHNGEEVEASEALLIQTSHSDYSYKSTLKFPAMGDGDRGTYECRAHHIHNHTQYDSREIDVYVHDPKAPHWVHTNLNANSKMEKKLGESLALECRSMAVPQAKVRWFKDGKELRETNLTHIIEDEEKLLITHLYPYDDGIYRCLVENRLGSIENSITVVIADMPGINKAWIWFGVMLFLILISLCAFLAVRYHKERKRHLALKAAGLANFEEGAVEHINPSLSLDEQADLLPYNRKFEFPRDSLKLGKQLGAGAFGVVLKGEAKGIRTDEPTSTVAVKMVKRTADNEVVRALVSELKIMVHLGQHLNVVNLLGAVTKNIAKRELMVIVEYCRFGNVQNFLLRNRKFFINQISPVNDRIDPAIMVQRVSETFELHRDVNGGGLKYANVGFPNHPYINHMNSVNNNYTQNHRRNSDNDPRSGTRAGRPGSAGYSYDRQTDTCATEATVMTTVPEDEHVMSNNSIQPAWRSNYKTDSTEAMTVTTTDLVSWAFQVARGMDYLSSKKVLHGDIAARNILLCEDNVVKICDFGLARSMYRGENYKKSESGKLPIKWLALESLSDHVFSTYSDVWSFGIVLWELFSLAKVPYPGIDPNQELFNKLNDGYRMEKPPYANQEIYEIMLECWRKNPESRPLFAELEKRFATMLGEDVTNHYLDLNNPYMQTNMEYMKNQSTDYLALMGSPDELAPAAPRYVNGHIVPDIRIEELPDDYQAMSPPDTSTAIYSPTRLDGDDMAPTANFTEFADFSPLQTTDTSFTFPDATPPQPQRLVGQHSPTLSNNMNSSVHKPLRKKNGLPTVDTADQAPEEIPMLHRTSTSDTEQSPEQGRRFNQALKQQYVTPKPSPRHHVETKLNGESEDYVNVKPPRKNLVNKPTTTGGTSNTEAFSNPSYQPLSGVNEKVERRY from the exons A tgCCTCGCCCCCAATTCGAGCAGGAGGATAACGAGGTGTCCACCAATTGTGGCGGTGATAATGGAGCACCCCTGATAACGCCCTGCAAGGAGTCCATCAAGCTGGAATACAGAACAAACTACACGCTGCGTTGCGAGGCCAGCGAGCCGATCATTTGGTGGGCAAGTCACGAAAGTTCGCTGGTCAGTAGCTTCGATAACACGGAGGAGGATCCCCAGCGTCCGTATGGCCTGCAGCTGCACCTGATCGAGGTGACGGCGGACAATGTGGGGGCATACTACTGCATCAAGGAGTCGGCGGCAGGGTCCCTCAATAGCGGTCCGGACGAGAAGCTCGGCGAGATGCTGGGCGAGATGGTGAACAACGATCTGGCCAGCACCATTTACGTGTTTGTGAATGATCCGATAAATCTGCTGGTTCCGACGGCACCCATTGTCCATGCTCGCCAGTACACGGATGTGGTGATACCCTGCAAACCCTCGATGCCCGAAACGGAGGTGCTGCTGACATTCAACTCAGAT AAATTTTCCAGCCAGACCTCTGGTCGCTATGATCCAAAGCGTGGCTTTACCATCGAAATACGAAGCATCACCGATGGTGGCGACTATTATTGTGAGCCCGAGTATCCAGCCGCAGAGAATGAAGAGGAGTATACGGTCATACCAGTCCGCTTTATCGGTAACGGTCACATTGATA CATCTGGATTGGATAGTGCCAGTACCTCGAGTGCCACCATCCTGCCGCCTAACATAGAATACGGTGTTGAAGAATACAACGGTGTTACGACTCCGGAGGGTTCCGCAGATAGCgataatgataatgataacGATGATGATTTCCTCACTACTGTAACTAACACAACCAATG AAGCGAATGATCGCTTGAATAAGCCCAGCATCAGCTCTACGCCGGGAAAGCATGTCATTGTGAATGGGACTTTCACATTGGTCTGTGAGCTGTCTGCCCCGCAGGGCGTGAACTATGAAATGAGCTGGAGCACCCCCAACAGCAAAAAGAAGTGGACACTCCACGAGGATGCCTACCATCTAGATCCTCAGGGTCGCATCTCCTACACGAAGCCGCGATTCGACAACACCATGAAGAACAGCACCCATGTGGTGGGCAGTAGCAGGCTGACGGTGACACAGGCCCAGGAGTCCGATGAGGGCACCTACAAGTGCACTGTCACGGATAGCTTTGACCGCCTGCAGTTCACCACCTACAAGATGAAAGTCATGC AACCGAACACGACCTATCTGGATGTGCGAGAACCCGCCGGCCACTACAATGTGAATGAGTTTGCCAATAGAACCATCACGATGACCGCCGAATTTAGTGGATTTCCTCAGCCGATCTTCAAGTGGTATCGGCCCGATGGCAGCGAGTTCTGGGAGACGGGGCACAACTTCAACATTGAATCGACGGAGTCCAGCACCACGCTTCGGCTGCACAATGTCCAGCTGAAGGACAGCGGCACCTATGTCCTTAAGGGCAAGGTGCCCGAAAGCAATGTCACCCGCGTCCTGAAGTACAATGTCAGTGTGATGTCCTCGCCAGAGCTCAGCATGGATGATGTCTATGTCGAGGCGGGAAATGAAGCACATTTGGACTGCCTGGTGCGTTCGTATCCCCCGGCGGTGGTCACCTTTCTTTTCAGGCCCTGTAAGCTGGTGCCGCGATGGCCCACGTGTAACTCACTCAATCAGAACTTTAGT TCACCCGATGTCCAAAAGACATTTAAG TTCAATGTCCAACCACGACCGGGGCTACTCTCTGTGGAACGTATCTATGCCGTGTCCTTTACACCCACAGAGCCGGGCATACTCTCCTGCGCGGCCCAGAACTTGGTGGATGGTGTGCCGCGTATGGCCATCACCAAATCGCATGTGCTGATCGGTAACATTGCGGAGAAGATGACCATATATGGCCTGGATGAGAACCGGAAGATTGCCAAGGGCGATGAGGAGAGTTTCACTTGCGAGGCATTGGCCTATCATTTCGATGGCACTCTCACATGGTATCACAATGGAGAGGAAGTGGAAGCATCGGAGG CTCTTCTGATACAGACCAGCCACAGTGACTACTCCTACAAGAGTACTTTGAAGTTCCCGGCAATGGGTGATGGCGATCGGGGCACCTATGAGTGCCGTGCCCATCATATCCATAATCACACGCAGTACGATAGTCGGGAGATCGATGTCTATGTACACGATCCAAAGGCACCCCATTGGGTGCACACCAATCTGAATGCCAACTCAAAGATGGAGAAAAAACTGGGCGAATCTTTGGCCCTGGAGTGCCGCTCCATGGCAGTGCCCCAGGCGAAGGTGCGCTGGTTCAAGGATGGCAAGGAGCTGCGGGAGACGAATCTCACCCACATCATTGAAGACGAGGAGAAGCTGCTGATCACCCACCTATATCCCTATGACGATGGCATCTACAGGTGTCTGGTGGAGAACCGGCTGGGCAGCATTGAGAACTCCATTACCGTGGTCATCGCTG ATATGCCTGGCATTAACAAAGCCTGGATTTGGTTTGGAGTAATGCTCTTCCTCATCCTCATAAGCCTTTGCGCCTTTCTGGCGGTGCGCTACCACAAGGAGCGCAAGCGGCATTTGGCTTTGAAGGCCGCCGGTTTGGCAAACTTCGAGGAGGGCGCCGTGGAACATATCAATCCTTCTTTATCGCTGGACGAGCAGGCGGATCTGCTGCCCTACAATCGGAAGTTTGAGTTCCCGCGCGACAGCTTAAAGCTGGGCAAACAACTGGGCGCTGGCGCCTTTGGTGTGGTGCTCAAGGGCGAGGCCAAAGGGATACGTACCGATGAACCCACCTCAACGGTGGCCGTAAAAATGGTCAAGCGCACGGCGGACAATGAGGTGGTGCGTGCCTTGGTCTCCGAGCTGAAGATTATGGTCCACTTGGGACAGCACTTGAATGTGGTTAATCTGCTGGGTGCTGTCACCAAGAATATAGCAAAGC GTGAACTTATGGTCATTGTGGAATACTGTCGTTTCGGGAATGTCCAAAACTTTTTGCTCAGGAATCGCAAGTTTTTCATCAATCAGATAAGTCCGGTTAACGATAGGATCGATCCAGCCATCATGGTCCAACGCGTTTCCGAAACCTTTGAGCTCCATCG CGATGTAAATGGTGGTGGCTTGAAGTATGCTAATGTCGGTTTCCCCAACCATCCGTATATCAATCACATGAACTCCGTAAACAACAATTATACGCAAAATCATCGCAGAAATTCGGACAATGATCCACGTTCGGGCACACGTGCGGGTAGACCCGGTTCCGCTGGTTACAGCTACGATCGTCAGACGGACACCTGTGCCACAGAAGCCACTGTGATGACAACAGTGCCAGAGG ATGAACATGTGATGTCTAACAACTCGATACAGCCCGCTTGGCGTTCCAATTACAAGACAGATTCTACGGAGGCCATGACCGTGACCACAACTGATCTCGTTAGCTGGGCCTTCCAGGTGGCTCGTGGCATGGACTATCTGTCCTCCAAGAAGGTCCTGCATGGTGATATAGCCGCACGAAACATACTCCTGTGCGAGGACAATGTGGTCAAGATCTGTGACTTTGGTCTAGCGCGTTCCATGTATCGTGGCGAAAACTACAAGAAATCAG AGAGCGGAAAGCTACCCATCAAGTGGTTAGCGCTGGAATCTCTCAGTGATCATGTATTCAGTACTTATAGTGACGTTTGGTCCTTTGGCATTGTGCTGTGGGAGCTGTTTTCGCTGGCCAAGGTGCCATATCCCGGCATTGATCCCAATCAGGAGCTGTTCAACAAACTCAACGATGGCTATCGCATGGAGAAGCCACCCTATGCCAACCAAGAGATCTATGAGATAATGCTCGAGTGCTGGAGGAAGAA TCCGGAGAGCAGACCCTTGTTTGCTGAGCTGGAGAAGCGCTTTGCCACCATGCTGGGCGAGGATGTGACCAAT CACTACCTGGACCTGAACAATCCCTACATGCAAACGAACATGGAGTACATGAAGAACCAGTCCACAGACTACCTGGCCCTGATGGGATCCCCCGATGAACTGGCGCCGGCAGCACCGCGTTACGTGAATGGCCATATAGTGCCCGATATAC GAATCGAAGAGCTGCCCGATGACTATCAGGCCATGAGCCCCCCCGATACCAGCACCGCCATCTATTCACCCACGCGCCTCGATGGCGACGATATGGCACCAACGGCCAATTTCACAGAGTTCGCGGACTTCTCACCCCTACAAACAACCGACACCTCTTTCACCTTCCCAGATGCAACGCCGCCCCAACCCCAACGCCTTGTAGGACAGCATTCACCGACGCTTAGCAACAATATGAACAGCAGTGTCCACAAGCCGCTGCGCAAGAAGAACGGCCTGCCCACGGTGGATACCGCCGATCAGGCACCCGAGGAGATACCCATGCTGCATCGCACGTCCACATCGGATACGGAACAGAGTCCGGAACAGGGGCGACGCTTCAACCAGGCGCTAAAGCAGCAATATGTCACGCCCAAGCCATCGCCGCGCCATCATGTGGAAACGAAACTGAATGGCGAGTCCGAGGACTATGTGAATGTGAAGCCGCCGCGTAAAAATCTTGTCAATAAGCCCACGACTACTGGTGGCACCAGCAACACAGAAGCCTTCTCCAATCCCAGCTATCAACCGCTTTCGGGAGTCAATGAGAAGGTGGAGCGACGGTATTAG